The genomic interval GGGCGAGCCAGAGCACCGGACCCATTCCCGGCACCGACTTGGTCAACAGGTTGCCGGTCGAGATCCCGTTGTGCACGGTGGCGACCCAGGGCAGTTCCGGCGCCAGCCGGCGCTGGGTGTGCGAGATGGCCACCAGCCCGACCTTCGGGTCGACGTCGGCGAGCACCTCCCGCAGCTCGCCGGTCGGCTTGCCGTGCACCGTGGAGACGGTCGGCACGGCGCGGTCGGCGGCGTACGGGCCGACGGTGGTGTGGTCGTGCACGATGTCGAACGACTCCGGCGAGATCATCCGGTTGACCCGGGCCAGATGCGCCAGCTCCGGCAGGGCCTGGCCGAGCCGGTGGTGCTGCAACTCCGGTACGGTCCCGACGAAGTGCGCGGCGGTGCCCGTACCGGTCCCCGCGCCGAAGAGGGTCACCTCGTGCCCCTTGGCCGCCAGCCCGTCGACCAGGGCCGAGCAGACCTGTTCCAGCCCGCCGTAACCGGGCGGCGGCAGCTCGTACCAGGGTGGAACGATCATCGCGATGCGCAGCCGGCGTTCCGGTTGCGCCCGCTCGGACGGGTTCGTGGTCACGGAGGGGTCCTCCCCTCGGGGCCGGCCGGTCGGGTGGTCGTCACCGACTCCGCCGTCCGGCGTCCCGGATCGACGTGGAACCTTGCTTCTGCCATCGATCGGGCTGGGCCGACCCCGCTCGGGTCGGGAGCCGGCCGACCCGGCTCGGGTCGCGAGGAGGCCGCCACGGGTCAGGTCGCGAGGCGGAGCCGCATCTCGACCTCGCCCACCCCGGGCGCGGCCCAGGCCACCCGTTCCGCCTCCTCCCGCTCCAGCCACGAGCGCACCTCGCCGGTGAGCACCACGGTCCCCTCGTCGACATCGATCTCGATCAGGTCGGCGTCGATGTCGATCCGGCGGGCGAGGGCGGTCCGGATGTCCCGCTTGACGTCCTGCTCGCTGAGGTCGCCGGTCGGCTGTACGGCGATCAGGTTCGTCACCCCGCGTACCCCGGTCAGCCGGCGTACGGCCCGTTCGGCGGCGCGCTTCTGGTAGCCCCGCTCGACCTCGCCGCGCAGCGTCAGCCAACCGTTGGCGGCGGTCACCTGGATCCGGCCGACCGGCACGAAGGCGTCCCACTCCAGGGCCCGGCTCGCCGCGGTCGCGATGTCGGTGTCGGTGCGTTCGGCCGTGCCCGACAGACGTACCTCGATGTCGTTGGCGACGGCCCGGTTGCCCCGGATCCGGTGCGCGATCCGCTCCGCGGCCCACTTCTTCGCGTAGCTGTCCACCCAACCGGTCAGGGTCACGATGCCGCTGGAGACCGAGACTCCCACCTCGCTGGCCCGGACCCGGGCGTCCCAGGCCAGCTCGGCCAGCACGTCACGCTGGATGTCGGTGTCGCTGCGCGCCATGGTCGCGGTGCTCATCGCCGCCCCTCCCCCGGTCGTCCGGGTCGTCGACGTCGAGACCCGAGGTGCCTGCCAGACCAACCCCGATATTCGCCCTGGTCCGGGTGAGCCGGGCTCACCCCGACCAGGTGAAGCGGGAAAAGGGCGGTGACGGGAAGGAGGTGC from Plantactinospora sp. BC1 carries:
- a CDS encoding BON domain-containing protein gives rise to the protein MSTATMARSDTDIQRDVLAELAWDARVRASEVGVSVSSGIVTLTGWVDSYAKKWAAERIAHRIRGNRAVANDIEVRLSGTAERTDTDIATAASRALEWDAFVPVGRIQVTAANGWLTLRGEVERGYQKRAAERAVRRLTGVRGVTNLIAVQPTGDLSEQDVKRDIRTALARRIDIDADLIEIDVDEGTVVLTGEVRSWLEREEAERVAWAAPGVGEVEMRLRLAT
- a CDS encoding glycosyltransferase family 4 protein; its protein translation is MTTNPSERAQPERRLRIAMIVPPWYELPPPGYGGLEQVCSALVDGLAAKGHEVTLFGAGTGTGTAAHFVGTVPELQHHRLGQALPELAHLARVNRMISPESFDIVHDHTTVGPYAADRAVPTVSTVHGKPTGELREVLADVDPKVGLVAISHTQRRLAPELPWVATVHNGISTGNLLTKSVPGMGPVLWLARFSADKGPDLAIEACRAAGLPLVLAGKCDERSELRYLEQVIEPMLGPDVTVLRNPDRDATVRLMLAARCLIMPIRWEEPFGMVMVEAMGTGTPVVALDRGAVPELVRHGETGLICEDPAELGPALREVSRLDPAACVAHVRREFSAERMADDYERVYLALVEPGLESPVRPATAPTGAW